The following are encoded together in the Triticum dicoccoides isolate Atlit2015 ecotype Zavitan chromosome 6B, WEW_v2.0, whole genome shotgun sequence genome:
- the LOC119320516 gene encoding uncharacterized protein LOC119320516: MCICVSIDYISFHTRANPIPSSPRVDGKRRRHSVPLAGPVSKVLGDDNLLIEILVRLPPKPSMFPRVSVVCKRWGSIFLKRFRKHHRKPPLLGFFRGYAKNFIPAMDSPDRIPAARFSLPKSRIPYHEDEAYMGCRHGLSLLINIHKGETVMWDPLTGEERIVAFPPGFNSTLMGSYCGWHGTVLCVDAEDGHVHGDCFSSPFKLVLVCAEYNTPAFCSVYDSASGVWGDIFSTMTMTAGMSRLRKPSTLVGNALCLLISGGDVLMFDFEMQSLGLIEKPVENHGTDDWYFQLLRMENDGLGLAILLDLTIKLWERKSNSDGVFEWVLLQKTIPLDGTVPRRMDSALFVGYDEDANVIVLTTITGNFTLQVDSMQIKHIVKRNNICLDTFYPYRNFYTAGRGVGRNFEHTRSANMLSWSNNIGIKI; this comes from the exons ATGTGCATATGTGTGTCCATTGATTACATTTCTTTTCATACCAGGGCCAATCCCATTCCCAGCTCGCCGCGTGTGGACGGGAAGAGGCGGCGCCATTCTGTGCCGCTGGCCGGCCCGGTGTCCAAGGTGCTTGGCGATGACAACCTCCTCATCGAGATCCTCGTCCGCCTCCCTCCGAAGCCGTCCATGTTCCCCCGTGTGTCTGTCGTATGCAAGCGCTGGGGCAGCATCTTCCTCAAACGCTTCCGCAAGCACCACCGGAAACCTCCTCTGCTCGGCTTCTTCAGAGGGTATGCTAAAAACTTCATTCCTGCCATGGACTCACCTGACCGCATCCCCGCTGCCCGCTTCTCCCTCCCCAAGAGCAGAATACCCTACCACGAAGATGAAGCATACATGGGTTGCCGACATGGCCTCTCTCTCCTAATCAACATTCATAAGGGCGAGACCGTCATGTGGGATCCCCTCACCGGTGAGGAGCGCATCGTGGCTTTTCCACCAGGGTTCAACAGTACCTTAATGGGGAGTTACTGTGGCTGGCATGGCACTGTATTGTGCGTCGATGCCGAAGATGGGCATGTCCACGGAGATTGTTTCTCGAGCCCGTTTAAATTGGTTTTGGTTTGCGCTGAGTACAATACACCGGCATTTTGTTCTGTCTACGACTCGGCGTCTGGTGTTTGGGGAGATATTTTCTCGACGATGACGATGACAGCTGGAATGTCTAGGTTAAGAAAGCCCAGCACCCTTGTCGGGAATGCACTTTGCTTGTTGATTTCTGGAGGTGATGTCCTTATGTTTGATTTCGAAATGCAAAGCCTTGGTCTGATCGAAAAGCCGGTAGAAAACCATGGTACCGACGACTGGTATTTTCAGCTCTTACGGATGGAGAATGATGGACTAGGCCTTGCTATTTTGTTGGACCTGACTATCAAATTATGGGAGAGGAAATCTAACAGCGATGGTGTTTTCGAATGGGTGCTGCTgcagaaaaccattccactcgacgGTACAGTTCCAAGGAGAATGGATTCTGCACTTTTCGTCGGGTATGATGAGGACGCAAATGTGATTGTTCTCACTACTATAACTGGCAACTTCACACTCCAAGTTGACTCGATGCAGATCAAACATATTGTTAAAAGAAACAACATATGTCTTGACACCTTTTATCCCTACAGGAATTTCTATACTGCAG GcaggggagttgggaggaactttgAACACACTAGATCTGCTAACATGCTATCTTGGTCAAACAACATTG GTATTAAGATTTAA